In Mytilus edulis chromosome 13, xbMytEdul2.2, whole genome shotgun sequence, a single window of DNA contains:
- the LOC139501697 gene encoding uncharacterized protein, protein MAYIKLTIRVVVIFIGLTYGPVQVSCHKFPPQPPQRKGPPAGMSILPIPIPRPFPIRRPDEERRTVLLVEENGLDNTMGGWLESLLPLLAIPLLLMALGIVTTTTATTAMAATAAAAVDTTAAAAAATTAAAATTAAAATTAAAPTTT, encoded by the exons atggCGTATATCAAACTGACCATACGTGTCGTAGTAATTTTCATTGGATTGACGTATGGTCCGGTACAGGTTAGCTGTCATAAATTTCCACCCCAACCGCCACAGAGAAAAGGACCTCCAGCTGGGATGAGCATATTGCCTATACCTATACCTAGACCGTTTCCTATTAGACGACCTGATGAAGAAAGACGGACCGTTTTATTGGTTGAAGAAAATGGATTGGATAATACAATGGGTGGATGGTTGGAATCATTATTGCCACTGTTAGCCATACCCTTACTGT TAATGGCTTTGGGTATTGTTACAACGACAACAGCTACAACTGCTATGGCCGCAACAG CTGCTGCCGCAGTAGATACCACTGCCGCTGCTGCTGCCGCTACCACTGCGGCTGCTGCCACCACGGCTGCTGCTGCCACCACTGCTGCTGCTCCCACCACTACTTAA